GGTCACAGTAGCGCGCGTTAAAGCGCTCTTCCGCCTCGCTGTGATGGCGACGGGCGTTGTAGAGAATCGGCATGTTAAAGCCGAAATGCGCGCGCTGCGCCAGCGCGAGACCAATACGACCCATGCCGACAATGCCCAGCGTTTTGTGGTGAACGTCGCAGCCGAACCAGTCCGGGCCGATGCTGCCGGTCCATTCGCCCGCTTTAACCCGCTCGGCCACTTCGAGTGCGCGGCGCGCGGTCGTCAGCACCAGCGTCATCAGCGTATCGGCGACCGTTTCAGTTAGCACGGTAGGCGTGTGCATCAGCGCTATCTTTTTCGCGCTCAACGCGTCCACGTCGAAATTGTCATACCCCACGGAAACCGTCGAGGCAGCGCGAAGCGCGGGCATTTTCTCAAGCAGCGCCGCGTCTACCTTTTCGCTCGAACCCAGCAGCCCCTGCGCCTCGCTAAATGCGCTGGCATGAGCCTCAATGGTCTCCGGGCTCAGATCTGGCACACGGGTCACGTTGAAGTGGCTCTCCAGGCGGGCAAGCAAATCGTCAGGCAGGGATTTGTAGAGAATGACGGACGGCTTCATGCAGGTCTCCAGCTTTTGAACAAAACAGAAAGAATAGACAAGCGGACGGCATCACGCCGCCCGCAGCGTGTTACGCGTGGCGCGCGCCCACCGGCAGCTGTTGGCTGGTGGCCGGTTTGACTATCAAAGTGAGCCACACCGAGGCGAAAAGCGCCACCCCCATAAAAATGTATGAGGCAGACGGGTTGCCGGTTGCGCCGTTAAGATAGCCGACCACCCAGGAGCCGACGAACGAGCCGAGCGCGCCCATGCTGTTGATAAGCGCCATCGCGCCGCCCGCCACATTCTTCGGCAGCATCTCCGGGATAATCGCGAAGAACGGGCCATACGGGGCGTACATCGCGGCACCGGCAATCACCAGCAGGGTGTAAGACGCCCAGAAATGGTTCGCGCCGAGCGCCCAGGAGCCGATAAACGCGAGCCCGCCAATCAGCAGCAGCGGCCAGACGAACAGCTTGCGGTTCTGCATTTTATCGGAGGCCCAGGAGACGATAATCATGGCGATGGTCGCGGCGAGATAGGGCACGGCGGAGAGCCAGCCCACTTCCACCATGCCCATGTTTTCGCTGCCGCTACGGATGATGGATGGCAGCCACAGCACAAAGCCGTAAACGCCGATGCTCCATGCGAAATACTGCGCGCACAGCAGGATAACGTTGCGTGAGCGGAAGGCTTCGCCGTAATTGCGCACCGCTTTAATGCCTTCCTGCTCTTTATTCAGCTGCGCCTGGAGCGCCGCTTTCTCGTCATCCGCCAGCCACTTCACCTGCGACGGTTTATCCTTCACCAGCACCCACCAGCAGAACGCCCAGACAACCGCCGGGATGCCTTCGATGATGAACATTTCACGCCAGCCGAACGCCTGAATGAGATAGCCCGAGACCACCGACATCCACAGCACGGTGGCTGGGTTACCGAGAATCAGAAAGGTGTTGGCACGCGAGCGCTCAGACTTCGTAAACCAGTTGCTGATGTAAATCAGCATGGCGGGCATGACGGCGGCTTCCACCACGCCGAGGATAAAGCGGATCGCCGCCAGCATCGGGATATTGCTGACCACGCCGGTCAGCGACGCGCAGCCGCCCCACAGAATCAGGCAGATGAAAATGAGTTTACGCACGCTGCGGCGCTCGGCGTAAATCGCGCCAGGGATCTGGAAAAAGAAGTAGCCGAGGAAGAACAGGGCGCCCAGCAGCGATGAAATGCCTTTGGTAATGCCGAGATCGTCATTAATACCAGCCGCCGAAGCGAAACTAAAGTTTGCGCGATCGAGGTACGCCAGGCTGTACGTGATAAACACGACCGGCATGATGTACCACCAGCGTTTTGGAGCGTTAGTCGGACTTTTCATCGTATTCCCTCTATGGTTGAGGTGGATGCGTCTCGTCGGTGTAGGGGACGACGGAAGCTGTTCGTACTAGTGATGTTTGGGTGAGGTTTTCCTCATGCCCGCCCTCTCTCAAAGGAGAGAGGGAAAACTCGTCTTGTGATGTATCGCCTTAAAAAACCTGAAGACTTATGAATCGCCAAGCTGCGCGCGAGTCGGCAGCCCTTCGCTGTCGCCCTGAACCTGGATGGCCAGCGCGCCGATTTTGTTACCGCGGGTCGCCGCCTCGCGCAGCGTTTTACCTTCCAGCAGCGCGCTTATCACGCCCACCGCAAAGCCATCGCCCGCGCCCACCGTATCGACTACGTTTTCGACCTTCACCGCTGCCACCGTACCCTGCTCGCCGCTGGCGCTCTGATACCAGGCGCCGTCAGCACCGGTTTTGATAACGACCGCTTTCACGCCGCGCGTCAGGTAGAAATCGGCAATCCCTTCCGGGCTCTGCTGGCCGGTCAGGATCTGGCCTTCTTTCAGGCCCGGCAGCACCCAGTCGGCCATACAGGCGAGATGGTTGAGTTTCTCTGTCATCTCCGCCTCGCTTTTCCACAGCACCGGGCGCAGATTCGGATCGAAGGAGATCGTCTTGCCCTGGGTTTTCATGGCGCGCGCCGCGTGATCCAGCAGTTCATACGACGTCGGGGAAAGCGCTGCTGCGACGCCGCTCAGGTGCAGGTGACGGGCGCTGTAAAACAGTGGGGCGTTAAAATCTTCGCCGCTCAGATGGCTTGCGGCGGAGCCTTTGCGGAAATATTCCACGCTGGGATCGGTTCCATCAGTAACTTTCGATTTCAGCTGAAAACCGGTCGGGTAGCGGTCGTCGATCGTCACGCCGCGCGTGGCGATGCCCTCTTTTTCGAGCTGATTCAGGACGAAGCGGCCAAACGAATCGTTGCCGACGCGGCTCACCCAGCTCACCT
This sequence is a window from Cronobacter sakazakii. Protein-coding genes within it:
- the ghrB gene encoding glyoxylate/hydroxypyruvate reductase GhrB, with the protein product MKPSVILYKSLPDDLLARLESHFNVTRVPDLSPETIEAHASAFSEAQGLLGSSEKVDAALLEKMPALRAASTVSVGYDNFDVDALSAKKIALMHTPTVLTETVADTLMTLVLTTARRALEVAERVKAGEWTGSIGPDWFGCDVHHKTLGIVGMGRIGLALAQRAHFGFNMPILYNARRHHSEAEERFNARYCDLDTLLAESDFVCVILPLTDETHHMIGAEQFRKMKKSAIFINAGRGPVVDENALIAALQSGEIHAAGLDVFEQEPLSKDSPLLTLKNVVALPHIGSATHETRYNMAACAVDNLINALNGDVSQNCVNPKAVK
- a CDS encoding MFS transporter encodes the protein MKSPTNAPKRWWYIMPVVFITYSLAYLDRANFSFASAAGINDDLGITKGISSLLGALFFLGYFFFQIPGAIYAERRSVRKLIFICLILWGGCASLTGVVSNIPMLAAIRFILGVVEAAVMPAMLIYISNWFTKSERSRANTFLILGNPATVLWMSVVSGYLIQAFGWREMFIIEGIPAVVWAFCWWVLVKDKPSQVKWLADDEKAALQAQLNKEQEGIKAVRNYGEAFRSRNVILLCAQYFAWSIGVYGFVLWLPSIIRSGSENMGMVEVGWLSAVPYLAATIAMIIVSWASDKMQNRKLFVWPLLLIGGLAFIGSWALGANHFWASYTLLVIAGAAMYAPYGPFFAIIPEMLPKNVAGGAMALINSMGALGSFVGSWVVGYLNGATGNPSASYIFMGVALFASVWLTLIVKPATSQQLPVGARHA
- a CDS encoding sugar kinase: MEQPLDVITIGEAMAMFVATEPGDLAQVEHFFKRVAGAELNVATGLARLGLQVSWVSRVGNDSFGRFVLNQLEKEGIATRGVTIDDRYPTGFQLKSKVTDGTDPSVEYFRKGSAASHLSGEDFNAPLFYSARHLHLSGVAAALSPTSYELLDHAARAMKTQGKTISFDPNLRPVLWKSEAEMTEKLNHLACMADWVLPGLKEGQILTGQQSPEGIADFYLTRGVKAVVIKTGADGAWYQSASGEQGTVAAVKVENVVDTVGAGDGFAVGVISALLEGKTLREAATRGNKIGALAIQVQGDSEGLPTRAQLGDS